In Meleagris gallopavo isolate NT-WF06-2002-E0010 breed Aviagen turkey brand Nicholas breeding stock chromosome 2, Turkey_5.1, whole genome shotgun sequence, the following are encoded in one genomic region:
- the LOC100546639 gene encoding transmembrane protein 181, with amino-acid sequence MVTCLFAHSLRKFSMRDWGIEQKWMSILLPLLLLYNDPFFPLSFLVNSWFPGMLDDLFQSLFLCALLLFWLCVYHGIRVQGERKCLTFYLPKFLIVGLLWLASVTLGVWQTVNEVHDPTYQYRVDTGNFQGMKIFFLVVATTYILYLLFLIVRACSELRNMPYVDLRLKFLTALTFVVLVIR; translated from the exons ATGGTCACG TGTCTGTTTGCACATTCTCTACGAAAATTCTCCATGAGAGACTGGGGTATTGAACAGAAATGGATGTCTatcctccttcctctcctcctgcttTACAACG acccatttttccccctttcttttctGGTGAACAGTTGGTTTCCTGGAATGCTGGATGACCTATTCCAATCACTGTTTCTGTGTGCACTGTTATTGTTCTGGCTTTGTGTCTACCATGGTATAAGAGTACAG ggagaaagaaagtGCTTAACCTTCTATCTGCCCAAATTCCTTATTGTTGGACTATTGTGGCTCGCCTCTGTTACATTAGGAGTATGGCAAAC TGTTAATGAAGTACATGATCCTACGTATCAATACAGAGTTGACACAGGTAATTTCCAG GGAATGAAAATCTTCTTCCTTGTGGTGGCAACCACATATATTCTCTACCTTCTGTTCCTGATAGTGAGAGCATGTTCAGAACTCCGTAACATGCCTTATGTTG ATCTCAGGTTAAAATTCTTGACTGCATTAACCTTCGTAGTGCTCGTCATTAGGTAA
- the LOC104909745 gene encoding transmembrane protein 181-like gives MRLYTLSKRHFVLVFVVFFVCFGLTVFIGIAGPNVIETSVARTDLNNSIKLKPFNLSSPPLSTYNQQLWLTCVVELDQHDVSLKKNVTMTVKVLGVVKDGSTPYVNNQVHNRTRLLSCAQKCSEIIVAHLGYLNYTQYNIFVSFEDLNKLTYAIQNITFTVSIKFCSSKRDLWRSLL, from the exons ATGCGATTATATACGCTGTCCAAACGACATTTTGTCCTGGTCTTTGTAGTATTCTTTGTCTGTTTTGGTTTGACAGTCTTCATAGGAATAGCAG GTCCTAATGTAATTGAAACTTCTGTAGCAAGAACTGACTTAAATAACAGCATAAAG CTGAAGCCTTTTAATTTAAGTTCGCCACCACTGTCTACTTATAACCAACAGCTGTGGCTGACCTGTGTAGTCGAGTTGGATCAGCATGATG TATCACTCAAAAAGAATGTTACTATGACAGTCAAAGTGCTTGGAGTGGTGAAGGATGGAAGCACACCCTATGTTAATAATCAAGTTCACAACCGGACACGGTTGCTCAGTTGTGCACAG aaatgcagtgaaatCATTGTTGCTCACCTGGGCTACCTCAACTACACTCAATACAACATATTTGTTAGTTTTGAAGATCTAAATAAGTTAACGTATGCCATACAGAATATTACTTTCACAGTAAGTATAAAGTTTTGTTCTAGCAAAAGAGATCTCTGGAGAAGTCTGCTTTAA